The Mycolicibacterium cosmeticum sequence TCTAGATATGGCGACACACCCTCGATGTGACGTGCGACACGCCGGGGCGTGTCGTGCTCGAAGGGCTTACGACCAGGGAATTTCATGAATGTGGTTCAGAACATCTTGTATGTCTTCGGATTGTCGGACACTAGGTGTAGTGTTTGGCGAACCGACGGACCCCAAGCAGTACGGGTCGGTGGGGGCCCGGAATTCGATCGGTCGGCGTCACGCCGGCGGGCGGATCTCGGCCCCGGCCGGCAGGAATCTCGGGACCCGTAGGAACGCTGTACCAGACAAGTTGCCAGTCCTATCCGCAAGAGGAGCCGTACCGCCGATGACTCAGCCGTTGATCACCGTGTACACGAAGCCCGCGTGCGTGCAGTGCAACGCCACCTACAAGGCCCTGGACAAGGCCGGCATCGCGTACGACGTCGTCGACATCAGCGTCGACATGGAGGCCCGCGACTACGTGATGGCCCTCGGCTACCTGCAGGCGCCGGTCGTGGTGGCCGGCAACGAGCACTGGTCGGGTTTCCGGCCGGACCGCATCAAGGCGCTCGCGGCGGCGGCGGTCAGCGCTTAGTCGGACAAGTCACGGACGAAGGGGTGGACGGATGACCAACCTGGTGTACTTCTCCAGCGTCTCCGAGAACACCCACCGCTTCGTCCAGAAGCTGGGTATCCCGGCGACGCGGATCCCGCTGCACGGCCGAATCGAGGTCGACGAGCCATACGTGCTCGTCCTGCCGACCTATGGCGGCGGTAAGGCCACACCCGATATCAACAACGGGGGATACGTCCCCAAGCAGGTCATCGCCTTTCTCAACAACGAGCACAACCGGTCGTTGATCCGCGGCGTCATCGCCGCGGGCAACAACAACTTCGGCGCCGAGTTCGCCTACGCGGGCAACGTGGTGTCCCGCAAGTGCGGCGTGCCGTACCTGTATCGCTTCGAACTCATGGGCACCCCCGACGACGTGGAAGCCGTCCGCGCGGGATTACAAGACTTTTGGAAGGAACAGACGTGCCACCAACCGTCACAGCTGCAGAGCCTGTAGTCACCGGCACTCATGCGCTCCCCGGGGAGACGGATTACCACGCGCTCAACGCGATGCTCAATCTGTACGACAAAGACGGCAAGATCCAGTTCGACAAGGACGTCCAGGCCGCGCGGGAGTACTTCCTGCAGCACGTCAACCAGAACACGGTGTTCTTCCACAGTCAGGACGAGAAGCTCGACTACCTGATCGAGAAGGAGTACTACGAGCGCGAGGTGCTCGACCAGTACTCGCGGAACTTCATCAAGTCGCTGCTGGACCGTGCCTACGCCAAGAAGTTCCGGTTCCCGACCTTCCTCGGCGCGTTCAAGTACTACACCTCCTACACGCTGAAGACGTTCGACGGAAAGCGTTACCTGGAGCGGTTCGAGGACCGCGTGGTGATGGTGGCGCTGACCCTGGCGGCCGGTGACACCGACCTGGCCGAGAAGCTGGTCGACGAGATCATCGACGGCCGGTTCCAGCCGGCCACCCCGACGTTCCTGAACTCGGGCAAGAAGCAGCGCGGCGAGCCGGTGTCGTGCTTCCTGCTGCGCATCGAGGACAACATGGAGTCCATCGGGCGCTCCATCAACTCCGCACTGCAGCTGTCCAAGCGCGGCGGCGGAGTCGCCTTGCTGCTCACCAACATCCGGGAGCACGGCGCGCCGATCAAGAACATCGAAAACCAGTCCTCGGGCGTCATCCCGATCATGAAACTGCTGGAGGACTCGTTCTCCTACGCCAACCAGCTCGGTGCCCGCCAGGGTGCCGGCGCGGTGTACCTGCACGCCCACCACCCGGACATCTACCGGTTCCTGGACACCAAGCGGGAGAACGCCGACGAGAAGATCCGGATCAAGACGCTGTCGCTGGGCGTGGTGATTCCGGACATCACCTTCGAACTGGCGAAGAAGAACGAGGACATGTACCTGTTCTCGCCCTACGACGTCGAGCGCGTCTACGGCGTGCCGTTCGCCGACATCTCGGTCACCGAAAAGTACTACGAGATGGTCGACGACGCCCGGATCCGCAAGACCAAGATCAAGGCGCGCGAGTTCTTCCAGACGCTGGCCGAGCTCCAGTTCGAGTCGGGCTACCCGTACATCATGTACGAGGACACGGTGAACCGCGCCAACCCGATCGCCGGCAAGATCACCCACTCCAACCTGTGCTCGGAGATCCTGCAGGTCTCCACGCCGTCGGAGTTCAACGAAGATCTCTCGTATGCCAAGGTGGGCAAGGACATCTCGTGCAACCTCGGCTCGATGAACATCGCCAAGGCGATGGACTCGCCGGACTTCGCCCAGACCATCGAGGTGGCCATCCGGGCGCTGACCGCGGTGAGCGATCAGACCCACATCTGGTCGGTGCCGTCCATCGAGCAGGGCAACAACAGCTCACACGCCATCGGCCTGGGGCAGATGAACCTGCACGGCTACCTGGCCCGCGAGCGGATCCACTACGGCTCCGAAGAGGGCGTCGACTTCACCAACATCTACTTCTACACGGTGCTGTATCACGCGCTGCGGGCCAGCAATCGCATTGCGATCGAACGGAATACCCGTTTCGGTGGCTTCGAGCAGTCCAAGTACGCCTCGGGCGAATTCTTCGACAAGTACACCGAGCAGGTGTGGGAGCCCAAGACCGAGCGGGTGCGGCAGCTGTTCGCCGACGCCGACATCCACATCCCGACGCAGGACGACTGGCGCCGGCTCAAGGAGTCGGTGCAGGCGCACGGCATCTACAACCAGAACCTGCAGGCCGTCCCGCCCACGGGGTCGATCAGCTACATCAACCACTCGACCAGCTCGATCCACCCGGTCGCGTCGAAGATCGAGATCCGCAAGGAAGGCAAGATCGGTCGCGTCTACTACCCGGCGCCGTACCTGACCAACGACAACCTGGACTACTACCAGGACGCGTACGAGATCGGGTACGAGAAGATCATCGACACCTACGCCGCGGCCACCCAGCATGTGGATCAAGGGCTTTCGCTGACGCTGTTCTTCAAGGACACCGCCAATACGCGCGATGTCAACAAGGCGCAGATCTACGCCTGGCGCAAGGGCATCAAGACGCTGTACTACATCCGGCTGCGTCAGATGGCTCTGGAGGGCACCGAGGTGGAGGGTTGCGTCAGCTGCATGTTGTGACGCACCGAGACTGAAGCCAGGGACTGATCACGCCGCTGCGGCGTCCCTGGCTTCAGTCTCGACGGCTGCTCTCCCGAGCCTGTTCGGCCCGGGCCGCCTTCAACCGTCGCTGCTCGCTGAGCACGTTCTGATAGCTCTCCCGCTCGGCGACCAGCCAGTCCGGCATCTCCGCAAGCAGCGCATCGATCTGCTCGGTGGTCAGCGCGTCGGTGACGCCGCCGCGCGCCAGGCCGGCGATCGAGACACCCAGCTTGGCGGCGACGAGGTTCTTCGGGTGCGGCCCGTCCTTGCGCAAGTCCTTGAGCCACTGCGGCGGATCCTCCTGCAGCGCGGCCAGTTCGACGCGGGTGATCGCGTTCTGCTGGAACTCCGCCGGCGTCGCGGGCAAGTACACGTCCAGTTTCTTGGCCGCGGTGGCCGGTTTCATCGACTGCGCGTTGGGCCTGCTCATGGCATGAGCCTATCGGTAGCCTGAGGCGGTGGCCGCGCCCTCACCGTCCTCGCTCACCCTCGGGTACGTCCCCGGGGCGACGCCGGCGAAGTGGGCCAGGAACTGGGCGCAGCGCCACCCCGAGACGCCGCTGAACTTGCACGTGGTCACGGCGGCGGAGGCGGCCGACGCGGTGCGGGCCGGGGCCGTCGACGTGGCGGTGCTCCGGTTGCCTGCCGACACGTCGGGGCTGGCGGTCATCCCGCTGTACGAGGAGACGACGGTGGCGGTGGTGCCGACCGATCACCTGCTCAGTGCCGCCGACGAGATCACCGCCGCCGACCTGGACGGCGAGCCGGTGCTGGTGCCGCTCGACGACGTCGTGTCCTGGGCCGCCGCTCCCGGCGCCCCGGTCGAATACCGGCCTGAAACCACCGAGGCCGCAATCGAACTCGTCGCCGCGGGGATGGGCGTGCTCATCGTCCCGCAGTCGCTGGCGCGGCTGTACCACCGCAAGGACCTCACCTACCGGCCGATCACCGGCGCGCCCGCCTGCCCGGTGGTGCTGACCGTGCCGGAAGGGCCGCAGGCGCCTCTGGTCGAGGAATTCGTCGGCATCGTGCGGGGCCGCAAGCCCGGGTCCTCGCGCGGGCAAACCGAGCCGACGCCGAAACGCACGGCCCGGGAAAAGACGCTGGCCAAGCAGGCGGCGCGGGCCGCGGCCGGCAAGCTCGCCCGTAAGCCGGCCAAGCGCGGCCGACGCTGACCCATCGCGAGCGTGGGGCTGTGTACGCGGTCCGGCAGATTCGTGTGGACAGGGCCCACACTCGGCGGCGCTGCGCCTCGGAACTCCTTGCATCGGCAATTTTCCTGAAACGTTTCAGACCGCGGAGTGCTTTCGCTAGAGTCCTGCGAGGAATCGCTTCAGGTGTCCCCGGGTCAACGCCCGGGTAGGTCGCTCGCGGTGGCAGCACGGGCGCCGGCAGACCACGAAAGGCCAAGCATGACTTCACCGTCCACCGCGACGTTCTTCAGCCGTGAGCGCATCGTCGCCTCGCCCGGATGGAGCCGCTGGCTGGTACCGCCGGCGGCGCTGTCGATCCACCTGTCCGTCGGCGCCGCCTACTCGTGGAGCGTGTTCAAGAAGCCGTTGGAGGGGGCGCTGGGCATCTCCGGCACCCTGTCCGCCCTGCCGTTCACCATCGGCATCGTCATGCTCGGGCTCTCGGCTGCCGTCTTCGGCACCTGGGTGGACCGCAACGGTCCACGCATGGCGATGTTCGCCGCGATGTGCTGCTTCTGCGGCGGATGGCTGGTCGGCGCCGCCGGCCTGGCCACCCGCCAGTACTGGCTGGTGCTGCTGGGCTACGGCGTGCTCGGCGGGATCGGCTGGGGCATCGGCTACATCTCCCCGGTATCGACGCTGATGAAATGGTTCCCGGATAAGCCGGGGATGGCGACCGGACTGGCGATCATGGGCTTTGGCGGCGGCGCCCTGATCGCCTCACCGTGGTCGACGGCCATGCTCAAGGCCTTCGGCCCCGACCCCGCAGGCATCGCGAAAACCTTTGTGGTGCACGGTTTGGTGTACGCGGTGTTCATGTCGCTGGGGTGGCTGCTGGTGCGGGTGCCCCGCTCGGACTGGCGACCGTCGGGCTGGACACCACCGCCGCTGCAGCAGGGATCGATCGTCACCGGCGGCCAGGTGTCGGCGGCCAACGCCGTCAAGACGCCGCAGTTCTGGTTGCTGTGGGTGGTGCTGTGCTTCAACGTGACCGCCGGCATCGGCATCCTGGAGAAGGCCTCGCCGATCTATCAGGACTACTTCCCGACAGCGGGCGCGGCGGCGGGTGCCCTGGCAGCCGCGGCCGCGGGATACGTGGCGATGCTGTCGCTCGGCAACATGCTGGGCCGGATCGGCTGGTCCAGCCTCTCGGATGTGATCGGCCGCAAGAACGCCTACCGGCTCTACCTCGGTGTGGGCGCCCTGCTGTACCTGACCATCACCCTGATGCAGAACTCCAACAAGCTGGTGTTCCTGGTGGCGACGATCCTCATCCTGAGCTTCTACGGTGCCGGCTTCGCCACCGTCCCCGCCTACCTGCGCGACCTGTTCGGCACCTACCAGGTGGGAGCCATCCACGGCCGCCTGCTCACCGCGTGGTCGGCCGCCGGGATCCTCGGGCCCATCATCGTCAACTCGGTGGCCGACAGCCAGGCCGCGGCGGGCAAGGACGGCCCCGCGCTGTACACGGTGTCGTTCAGCATCATGATCGGGCTGCTGGTGCTCGCGCTGGTGTGCAATGAGCTCATCCACCCGGTGTCGTCGAAATGGCATGAAAGCCAAGCCGATTCGGCCCGCGTCATTGACAAGGAGGTCGTTCGATGAGCGAGTCGCCTGCCGAACTGCACGAATACACACCGACGGTGCCCAGGGTGTACATCGCGCTGGCCTGGCTGTGGGTGGCGGTGCCGTTCGGCTACGGCGCCTACCAGCTGGTGCTCAAGGTCGGTCAACTGTTCGGGTAGCGGACAGGTGGCGCTGACGCATCGCGAGCGTGGGGGCTGTGTACGCAGTGCGGCAGATTCGTGTACACAGGGCCCACAGTGGCGCGCCAGCCGGGCAGCCGTAACGGATGCGTGACGCTGTTTTACCTGGTCAACACACATGACCCGCGATACTCGAACCATGACCGCGCTGAACCACGTTCCGGCTACCACCTCCGCGGCTGACCTCGCCGACCATCTCCGCCGCGACGGTTATGTGATCGTCGACGAGTTGGTGCCGAACTCGTTGATGGACACCATCACCGATGAGCTGACGCCGTACCTGGACGCGACGCCGATGGGTTACAACGCGATGATCGGCCGCAAGACGCGGCGCACCGGTGCGCTCATAGCCCGGTCGCCGGCGTGCCGCACGCTGGTTCAGAACCCCACCGTCCTCGGGGTCTGCAAGGACTTCCTCGGTCACGCCAGCGCTTTCCAGTTGATGCTGACCCAGGTCATCTCGATCGAGCCCGGCGAATCGGATCAGGCGTTGCATCGCGACCAGAATGCCTTCGACTTCTACCCGTTCCCGGACGACTACCACGTGCAGTGCAACACCCTGTGGGCGATGACCGATTACACCGCCGAGATGGGCGCCACCCGGGTGGTGCCGGGAAGCCAGGTCGGGGACAAGAAGCCCACTGACTATGCCGACGACGAGTGCCTGCAGGCCGAGATGTCGCGCGGTTCGGTGCTGTTGTACTCCGGCAAGATCGTGCACAGCGGCGCCGCCAACCGCAGCGACCAGGTTCGGCGTGCCATCAACGTCAACTACTGCGTCGGCTGGGTCCGCCAGGAGGAGAACCAATTCCTCTCCGTACCACCCGAAGTCGCGCGCACCCTCGACGACGACCTGCTCAAGCTCATCGGCTACCAGGAGGGTGCGTGGGCGATGGGGTACTTCCGCGACTTCGAGGATCCGCTGCGCGCGATCCGTGGCGATGCGGTCGGATACGGCTTCGACGCGGCCAAACTCAACGGCAGCGCCGGTGCCGCGTACGCAGACCAACTGACCCACAGCGAGTGACGACACCGTCACGGCGAAAATCGGTGGCGCCGCACGACGAATCCGGCCACCCTGGGAGGAATGCACGTCAGCCTGCACCGCACCCGGGACGAGTTCGCCCCGGTCGCCAGGGCGGTCTATCTGCCCGACCCGGTGACCTTCACGGTCGAATTGACGACCCTGCGCATGCCGGTCTCCGATGAAGGCCGGCTCATGGTGTCGGTCACCGACGGCGACACGGTCGGGGCCGCCGTTCAGCTCGGTGAT is a genomic window containing:
- a CDS encoding LysR family transcriptional regulator substrate-binding protein; translation: MAAPSPSSLTLGYVPGATPAKWARNWAQRHPETPLNLHVVTAAEAADAVRAGAVDVAVLRLPADTSGLAVIPLYEETTVAVVPTDHLLSAADEITAADLDGEPVLVPLDDVVSWAAAPGAPVEYRPETTEAAIELVAAGMGVLIVPQSLARLYHRKDLTYRPITGAPACPVVLTVPEGPQAPLVEEFVGIVRGRKPGSSRGQTEPTPKRTAREKTLAKQAARAAAGKLARKPAKRGRR
- the nrdI gene encoding class Ib ribonucleoside-diphosphate reductase assembly flavoprotein NrdI — translated: MTNLVYFSSVSENTHRFVQKLGIPATRIPLHGRIEVDEPYVLVLPTYGGGKATPDINNGGYVPKQVIAFLNNEHNRSLIRGVIAAGNNNFGAEFAYAGNVVSRKCGVPYLYRFELMGTPDDVEAVRAGLQDFWKEQTCHQPSQLQSL
- the nrdH gene encoding glutaredoxin-like protein NrdH, giving the protein MTQPLITVYTKPACVQCNATYKALDKAGIAYDVVDISVDMEARDYVMALGYLQAPVVVAGNEHWSGFRPDRIKALAAAAVSA
- a CDS encoding L-lactate MFS transporter, whose amino-acid sequence is MTSPSTATFFSRERIVASPGWSRWLVPPAALSIHLSVGAAYSWSVFKKPLEGALGISGTLSALPFTIGIVMLGLSAAVFGTWVDRNGPRMAMFAAMCCFCGGWLVGAAGLATRQYWLVLLGYGVLGGIGWGIGYISPVSTLMKWFPDKPGMATGLAIMGFGGGALIASPWSTAMLKAFGPDPAGIAKTFVVHGLVYAVFMSLGWLLVRVPRSDWRPSGWTPPPLQQGSIVTGGQVSAANAVKTPQFWLLWVVLCFNVTAGIGILEKASPIYQDYFPTAGAAAGALAAAAAGYVAMLSLGNMLGRIGWSSLSDVIGRKNAYRLYLGVGALLYLTITLMQNSNKLVFLVATILILSFYGAGFATVPAYLRDLFGTYQVGAIHGRLLTAWSAAGILGPIIVNSVADSQAAAGKDGPALYTVSFSIMIGLLVLALVCNELIHPVSSKWHESQADSARVIDKEVVR
- a CDS encoding DUF5997 family protein, whose product is MSRPNAQSMKPATAAKKLDVYLPATPAEFQQNAITRVELAALQEDPPQWLKDLRKDGPHPKNLVAAKLGVSIAGLARGGVTDALTTEQIDALLAEMPDWLVAERESYQNVLSEQRRLKAARAEQARESSRRD
- the nrdE gene encoding class 1b ribonucleoside-diphosphate reductase subunit alpha, whose amino-acid sequence is MPPTVTAAEPVVTGTHALPGETDYHALNAMLNLYDKDGKIQFDKDVQAAREYFLQHVNQNTVFFHSQDEKLDYLIEKEYYEREVLDQYSRNFIKSLLDRAYAKKFRFPTFLGAFKYYTSYTLKTFDGKRYLERFEDRVVMVALTLAAGDTDLAEKLVDEIIDGRFQPATPTFLNSGKKQRGEPVSCFLLRIEDNMESIGRSINSALQLSKRGGGVALLLTNIREHGAPIKNIENQSSGVIPIMKLLEDSFSYANQLGARQGAGAVYLHAHHPDIYRFLDTKRENADEKIRIKTLSLGVVIPDITFELAKKNEDMYLFSPYDVERVYGVPFADISVTEKYYEMVDDARIRKTKIKAREFFQTLAELQFESGYPYIMYEDTVNRANPIAGKITHSNLCSEILQVSTPSEFNEDLSYAKVGKDISCNLGSMNIAKAMDSPDFAQTIEVAIRALTAVSDQTHIWSVPSIEQGNNSSHAIGLGQMNLHGYLARERIHYGSEEGVDFTNIYFYTVLYHALRASNRIAIERNTRFGGFEQSKYASGEFFDKYTEQVWEPKTERVRQLFADADIHIPTQDDWRRLKESVQAHGIYNQNLQAVPPTGSISYINHSTSSIHPVASKIEIRKEGKIGRVYYPAPYLTNDNLDYYQDAYEIGYEKIIDTYAAATQHVDQGLSLTLFFKDTANTRDVNKAQIYAWRKGIKTLYYIRLRQMALEGTEVEGCVSCML
- a CDS encoding MFS transporter small subunit — translated: MSESPAELHEYTPTVPRVYIALAWLWVAVPFGYGAYQLVLKVGQLFG
- a CDS encoding phytanoyl-CoA dioxygenase family protein encodes the protein MTALNHVPATTSAADLADHLRRDGYVIVDELVPNSLMDTITDELTPYLDATPMGYNAMIGRKTRRTGALIARSPACRTLVQNPTVLGVCKDFLGHASAFQLMLTQVISIEPGESDQALHRDQNAFDFYPFPDDYHVQCNTLWAMTDYTAEMGATRVVPGSQVGDKKPTDYADDECLQAEMSRGSVLLYSGKIVHSGAANRSDQVRRAINVNYCVGWVRQEENQFLSVPPEVARTLDDDLLKLIGYQEGAWAMGYFRDFEDPLRAIRGDAVGYGFDAAKLNGSAGAAYADQLTHSE